One genomic window of Metopolophium dirhodum isolate CAU chromosome 4, ASM1992520v1, whole genome shotgun sequence includes the following:
- the LOC132943158 gene encoding uncharacterized protein LOC132943158 produces MSPKVDSVIDIDNTVIDVYRWSIPRPSLSSWRQENSSDKSQPDSSTSPNQLSIKSKSSTTSMLLLCAENLDAHNKYIDRNNDIDTLSVASSNHFTIVNGIIGHNRHKSRKPTTCCCERHQLTVLVVSMTIVFFLTIVYCIYYVHRRAIYCTNSFA; encoded by the exons ATGAGTCCAAAAGTAGATAGCGTTATTGATATCGACAACACTGTTATTGAT GTGTATAGATGGTCTATACCAAGACCATCGTTGTCGTCATGGAGACAAGAAAATTCCAGTGACAAATCGCAGCCAGACTCATCCACATCGCCTAATCAACTAAGCATAAAG agtAAATCATCAACAACTTCAATGTTACTATTATGTGCTGAAAACTTAGATGCacataacaaatatattgaTCGAAACAATGATATAGATACTTTATCAGTAGCATCGTCAAATCATTTTACAATTGTTAATGGCATCATAGGGCATAATCGACATAAGTCTAGAAAGCCTACCACATGTTGTTGTGAACGACATCAGCTTACTGTATTGGTAGTTTCTATGACAATAGTTTTCTTCCTAACAATTGTATATTGCATCTACTATGTTCACA gacgTGCAATATACTGTACAAACAGCTTTGCTTAA